A single genomic interval of Candidatus Methylomirabilota bacterium harbors:
- a CDS encoding ABC transporter permease — protein sequence MTAARAEGEVLEAQRLAGLAEPRPAQVSLRRLWRLKWGLVATAVLVAIVASALFASWIVPHDPLAVNIRHRLAPPVWMEGGATRHLLGTDQVGRDLLSRVIYGGRVSLVVGVVAVLISATIGVLAGLGAGYFGGRTDWAVMTLVNVMLTFPFVLLALAVIAVLGPSLPNMIAVLGAAGWPIYTRVVRAETLAIREREFILAGRALGMGHARIVFRQILPNLVSAIVVIATLQVAQVIIAEAFLSFLGLGVQPPTPAWGNMLGEGRLYMLNSWWIAAFPGLAIFVTTLTINLMGNALRDWLDPHLKL from the coding sequence GTGACGGCGGCCCGGGCCGAGGGCGAGGTCCTCGAGGCGCAGCGGCTTGCGGGCCTGGCCGAGCCGCGCCCGGCCCAGGTCTCGCTCCGGCGCTTGTGGCGGCTCAAGTGGGGGCTGGTGGCGACGGCGGTGCTGGTGGCCATCGTCGCCAGCGCCCTCTTCGCGTCCTGGATCGTGCCCCATGACCCGCTGGCCGTCAACATTCGCCACCGGTTGGCGCCGCCGGTCTGGATGGAGGGCGGCGCGACCCGGCACCTCCTGGGCACCGACCAGGTGGGCCGCGACCTTCTCTCCCGGGTGATCTACGGCGGGCGCGTGTCGCTGGTGGTCGGGGTGGTGGCCGTCCTCATCTCGGCCACGATCGGGGTGCTGGCCGGGCTCGGCGCCGGCTACTTCGGGGGGCGGACGGACTGGGCGGTCATGACGCTGGTGAACGTGATGCTCACGTTTCCGTTCGTCCTGCTCGCGCTGGCGGTGATCGCCGTGCTGGGTCCCAGCCTCCCCAACATGATCGCCGTCCTGGGGGCCGCCGGCTGGCCGATCTACACCCGCGTCGTCCGCGCCGAAACCCTGGCCATCCGGGAGCGGGAGTTCATCCTGGCCGGCCGGGCCCTGGGTATGGGCCACGCCCGGATCGTCTTCCGCCAGATCCTCCCCAATCTGGTCTCGGCCATCGTGGTGATCGCGACGCTCCAGGTCGCCCAGGTGATCATCGCCGAGGCCTTCCTCTCCTTCCTCGGCCTCGGCGTCCAGCCGCCCACGCCGGCCTGGGGAAACATGCTGGGAGAGGGGCGGCTCTACATGCTGAACTCGTGGTGGATCGCGGCCTTCCCCGGACTCGCCATCTTCGTCACCACGCTCACCATCAACCTGATGGGGAACGCCCTCCGCGACTGGCTGGACCCGCACCTCAAGCTGTAG
- a CDS encoding SRPBCC family protein, which produces MSTNTIRLHRVLRATPERIYRAFLDADAMAKWLPPNGFTGKVHHLDAKVGGTHKMSFTNFTTGHSHSFGGKYLELAPHERIRYTDKFDDPNLPGELQVTVTLKKVSVGTELNIVQEGVPDVIPPEACYLGWQESLTLLAKLVEAEIPD; this is translated from the coding sequence ATGTCAACAAACACCATCCGGCTTCACCGAGTGCTCCGCGCGACGCCTGAGAGAATCTATCGGGCGTTCCTGGACGCCGACGCAATGGCCAAATGGCTTCCGCCAAACGGATTCACCGGCAAGGTTCACCACTTGGATGCCAAGGTCGGCGGCACCCACAAGATGTCGTTTACGAATTTCACCACGGGACATAGCCACTCCTTCGGCGGAAAATATCTCGAACTGGCGCCGCACGAACGCATTCGTTACACGGATAAATTCGATGACCCGAACCTGCCAGGGGAACTTCAGGTGACGGTGACCCTGAAGAAGGTGTCCGTCGGGACCGAGCTGAACATCGTGCAAGAAGGGGTGCCCGATGTCATTCCTCCCGAGGCTTGTTATCTCGGCTGGCAGGAATCGCTCACTCTTCTGGCGAAACTTGTCGAGGCCGAGATTCCAGATTAG